A single genomic interval of Spinacia oleracea cultivar Varoflay chromosome 6, BTI_SOV_V1, whole genome shotgun sequence harbors:
- the LOC110801340 gene encoding metal transporter Nramp7.2-like: protein MATLEKESRRSGVLGSSNRIAAIAVSPLNVDLVIDSNNNNINNNDPPSLSHSKHFDEAPTKKKPKWKKFLSFVGPGFLVSLAYLDPGNMETDLQAGANHRFELLWIILIGLIFALIIQSLAANLGVSTGKHLSEHCKAEYPVVVKYCLWLLAEVAVIAADIPEVIGTAFALNILFHIPVWIGVLLTGLSTLLLLGLQKYGIRKLELLIAILVLIMGACFFGEMGYVKPPAKDVVKGMFIPKLEGQGATADAIALLGALVMPHNLFLHSALVLSRKVTKTTKGINQACKYFLLESGFALFIAFWINVAIISVSGTVCSSNDLTQLEADQCSDLTLNNASILLQNVLGKKTAAIFYGIALFASGQSSTITGTYAGQYIMQGFLDLKMKSWTRNLLTRCVAIAPSLLVSIIGGSAGAGKLIIIASMILSFELPFALIPLLKFSSSSTKMGPHKNSIVIIVISWILGLCIIGINIYYLSTAFVGWLISNNLPKVGNVFIGIVVFPMMAIYVLSVIYLMVRKDRVVTYIDPSNVAPKEDTEDNPHP from the exons ATGGCAACTCTTGAGAAGGAATCGAGAAGGTCTGGAGTTTTAGGAAGCAGCAATCGAATAGCAGCAATAGCGGTTTCTCCTCTTAATGTTGATTTAGTTATTGatagtaataataacaatattaacaaCAATGATCCTCCTTCACTTTCTCATAGCAAACACTTTGATGAAGCTCCTACTAAAAAG AAACCTAAGTGGAAAAAGTTTTTATCATTTGTTGGGCCTGGCTTCTTGGTTTCTTTGGCTTATCTTGACCCTGGCAATA TGGAAACCGACTTACAAGCAGGAGCTAATCATCGATTCGAG CTTCTATGGATAATTCTTATTGGGTTGATTTTCGCTTTGATTATCCAATCTCTAGCAGCAAATCTCGGTGTATCCACAG GCAAACATTTGTCAGAACATTGCAAAGCAGAGTACCCTGTAGTAGTGAAATATTGCTTATGGCTTTTAGCAGAAGTAGCAGTTATAGCAGCTGATATACCTGAAGTTATTGGTACTGCCTTTGCGTTAAATATTCTCTTTCATATTCCTGTTTGGATTGGTGTACTTCTCACTGGTTTAAGTACTCTCCTCCTTCTTGGACTTCAAAAATACGGG ATAAGGAAGTTGGAACTATTGATAGCAATATTAGTGCTTATAATGGGTGCTTGCTTCTTTGGAGAGATGGGTTATGTGAAACCACCAGCAAAAGATGTGGTTAAAGGCATGTTTATTCCTAAGCTTGAAGGCCAGGGTGCAACTGCTGATGCTATTGCATTGTTAGGTGCTCTTGTTATGCC GCACAACTTGTTTCTACATTCGGCCCTTGTGTTATCCAGAAAAGTAACAAAGACTACAAAAGGAATCAAC CAAGCGTGTAAATACTTCTTATTAGAGAGTGGTTTTGCTTTATTCATCGCATTCTGGATCAATGTAGCTATTATATCAGTATCAGGCACAGTGTGTTCAAGCAACGATCTAACACAACTAGAGGCAGATCAATGTAGTGATTTAACGCTAAACAATGCTTCAATCCTTCTTCAGAATGTTCTAGGGAAAAAAACTGCCGCGATTTTCTATGGTATTGCTCTCTTTGCTTCAGGACAAAGCTCTACCATCACCGGGACTTATGCTGGTCAATATATTATGCAG GGTTTTTTGGACCTTAAAATGAAATCATGGACGAGGAACTTATTGACTCGGTGCGTCGCTATAGCACCAAGCCTACTTGTTTCAATCATCGGAGGATCAGCCGGAGCCGGGAAGCTCATTATTATTGCCTCG ATGATATTGTCATTTGAGCTTCCATTTGCTTTAATCCCACTCCTCAAGTTTAGTAGTAGTTCCACCAAGATGGGACCTCACAAGAACTCTATTGTT ATTATTGTCATATCATGGATTTTGGGACTATGTATAATAGGCATCAACATATATTACCTAAGCACAGCCTTTGTTGGGTGGCTAATAAGCAACAACTTACCAAAAGTAGGCAATGTGTTCATTGGAATAGTGGTGTTTCCAATGATGGCAATCTATGTATTATCAGTCATATATCTCATGGTTAGAAAAGATAGGGTTGTTACTTATATCGACCCTTCAAATGTTGCTCCCAAAGAGGATACTGAAGATAACCCACATCCATAA
- the LOC110801351 gene encoding protein NUCLEAR FUSION DEFECTIVE 4-like produces MAIARAKTFTQQLLKGRFFMAFTTIIILSFIGTSYIFGLYSGDIKTTLGYDQTTLNLLSFFKDLGAYVSVHAGLIMEVAPPWVILSLGAMVNFFGYFMIWLSVTHKLPRPPVWLMCLYITIGANSLGFANTGAVVPCVKNFPENRGVVIGLLKSYIGLGGAVMAQLYHALYGNDNAADGVILLIAWLPALALLVFAFSVRVLQAGPREIKREKMFFNGILYMSLALAGFIMVMILVQKQVEFNKAGYGITTAVIMLLLVLPIFLVFREEIYTGSKAKLGLTIPPPTTISEMKIVPNNDESPSTNQTTTNTSNNKDNNNNNKTKTVSCFKNVFRPPPLGEDHTILQATFSIDMFIIFLATICGIGGNLATIDNLGQIGTSLGYPKKSISTFVSLIGIWQYLGRVLGGLISEYLLKYKCPRPLSLTIVLFLSCIAHLLIAFNAPYGLYIASIIMAFCFGAEWTYLYSIISELFGLKHYATLYNYGSLAAPLGSYIFNVRVAGYLYDKEGLRQLEALGLTRKHGDELHCVGVKCYQLAYIIIAASTFFTAVVSLILVARTRNFYKEDIYKRFQDGENNEVSRRNEQEMD; encoded by the exons ATGGCCATTGCTAGGGCTAAAACCTTCACACAACAACTTCTAAAAGGGAGATtcttcatggcattcacaaccATAATAATCCTCTCATTCATAGGAACCTCCTACATATTTGGTCTATACTCAGGTGACATAAAAACAACACTTGGATATGACCAAACTACCCTTAACCTCCTTAGTTTCTTCAAAGACCTAGGTGCTTACGTCAGCGTCCACGCTGGACTAATCATGGAGGTGGCCCCACCATGGGTGATCCTCTCATTAGGAGCCATGGTTAACTTTTTTGGCTACTTCATGATATGGCTTTCCGTGACTCACAAGTTACCTAGACCACCGGTTTGGCTCATGTGTCTATATATAACCATTGGGGCTAACTCATTAGGGTTTGCTAATACTGGTGCGGTTGTGCCTTGTGTTAAGAATTTTCCCGAAAATCGAGGTGTTGTGATTGGTTTGTTGAAGTCTTATATTGGGTTAGGTGGTGCTGTTATGGCTCAATTGTATCATGCTTTGTATGGGAATGATAATGCAGCTGATGGGGTTATCTTGCTAATTGCTTGGTTACCTGCTCTTGCTTTGTTGGTGTTTGCTTTTAGTGTAAGAGTTCTTCAGGCTGGTCCAAGGGAGATTAAGAGGGAGAAGATGTTTTTCAATGGCATCCTTTACATGTCTTTGGCACTTGCAG GGTTCATTATGGTGATGATCTTGGTTCAAAAACAAGTCGAGTTCAACAAAGCCGGTTACGGCATCACTACAGCCGTCATCATGCTCCTCCTCGTACTCCCTATCTTCCTAGTCTTCCGAGAGGAAATCTACACCGGTTCGAAAGCCAAGCTCGGCCTCACTATTCCCCCACCCACCACCATTTCCGAGATGAAGATCGTCCCAAACAACGACGAATCTCCATCAACAAACCAAACAACCACCAATACGAGTAACAAcaaagacaacaacaacaacaacaagacaaAAACCGTCTCATGTTTCAAAAACGTGTTTCGTCCCCCACCTTTAGGGGAAGACCACACAATCCTACAAGCCACATTTAGCATTGACATGTTCATTATTTTTCTAGCCACAATATGTGGCATAGGTGGTAACCTAGCCACAATAGACAACTTAGGTCAAATTGGTACATCATTAGGGTACCCTAAAAAAAGCATTAGCACATTTGTGTCCTTAATAGGTATTTGGCAATACTTAGGACGTGTATTAGGTGGCCTAATCTCAGAATACTTATTAAAATACaaatgccctagacctttaagcCTAACCATAGTCCTCTTCTTATCATGCATAGCTCACCTTCTCATAGCCTTCAACGCACCGTACGGTCTATACATAGCGTCAATTATCATGGCATTTTGCTTTGGTGCAGAGTGGACTTACCTATACTCGATAATTTCTGAACTTTTTGGTCTCAAACATTATGCCACGTTGTACAACTACGGGTCGTTGGCGGCCCCACTCGGGTCGTACATTTTTAACGTTAGGGTTGCGGGTTACTTGTACGACAAGGAAGGGTTACGGCAACTCGAGGCGTTAGGGCTTACAAGGAAGCATGGTGATGAGTTGCATTGTGTTGGTGTTAAGTGTTATCAATTGGCTTATATTATTATCGCGGCGTCGACGTTTTTTACGGCGGTTGTGTCGTTGATTTTGGTGGCTAGAACAAGGAATTTTTATAAGGAAGATATATACAAGAGGTTCCAAGATGGTGAAAATAATGAGGTTTCAAGAAGGAATGAACAAGAGatggattga